The nucleotide window GGAAATCAGTCACCGTGCAAACCGACAATCGCACCAGCGTAGCTTACATTATGAAGCAAGGAGGCACAAAATCTTTGACCTTACTAGAAACAGCAGCGAGTATAATGGAAATTTGCCAGAAACGACGGTGTCACCTAACAGCACGGTATATTCCCGGGCATTACAATGGAATAGCCGACGGACTCTCGAGAGCCAAGTCCCTTCCGGAATGGCACCTCAGAAGAGAAACGCTGGCCAAAATTTTTCAAGAGCTAGGTCGACCAGAAATAGATCTATTTGCTTCGAAGAAATCCGCTATAGTCCCAGCTTATGTGAGCGAAGACTCAAAAGACGGGAACAGTCAGTTTACGAACGCTTTCAGCAGGACGTGGCAGTACAGGTTAGGCTGGATATTCCCTCCACCAGCGTTGATTCCTCAAGTTCTACGCCACTTACAGTCATCACGGGGACAATACTTGCTGGTAACACCAACATGGCCGAGAGCTTTTTGGGAACCAGAACTAAAGAGACGGGCTCTGAGACCCCCCctcaaaattcaaaacttgGAATCGAATCTAATCGATCTGCGAACCAATCGCCCGCCTCCAGAAGtagacaaattaaatttagtggTATGGAAGATACAGGCTGGAGCGGTCAATTAGAAAATTGGAATGAAAACGAGGTACAAGTTTTGGAAAAATCATGGAGACCCTCAACGCTGAAAACATACAGACCAGCATGgtcaaaatggagaaaatgGGCAACTTTGCAAAATATCTCTATAGATAATCCAAGTCCTCCACACCTAGCCAAATATTTGTGTCATCTTTTTACAGAAGAGAAGCTAGCTGCCAGAACGGTTGCCTTGCATAAGTCGGTGATAGTCACATTTTCGAACCCGAACGAATCTAATAATCTAAGCTCCCATCCGCTCGTTAGGCATGCATTGAAAGGAATATTTGCTCAAAGGCCACCTATAAAGAAACCTTTATCGTGGAAAATAGACGACCTGTTGAACTTcctaaaaaattattctttcgACGAAAATAATCTCTTCTCCGTATCTAGACATACTTCCACACTCTTGCTTTTGGCCTCAGGTCGCAGGGTTCACGACCTAACGCTTCTTAGTATTAAAGAAGATGCTTTCGAAGATACTGATGAAGGAATTTTATTCCATCCAAGCTTTGGATCTAAGACGGACTCAACAACCTACCAGCAGTCAGGATGGTTGATAAAGAGCTTAGGCGCTGCGACGCGACAGGATAAAAACTTGGACCTGGTCTTTTGGGTTAGAAAACTAATAGAAGTGTCACAATCACGACGAAGAACGGGAAATGTCTATAACTTGTTCATCACGACACGGGGCACTGTGAAAGGCGCAACACGCTCTATTATAGCAGGATGGATCAGAACTGTATTTAAGGAAGCCAGGATAGACGCATCTGCAGGTAGCTTCCGAGCTGCAGTAGCCTCAGACATTTGGACCAGTAACCGATTCAATATCGAAGAAGTATTAAAGAGAGGCAATTGGCGAAGTAGGAATACTTTCCTAAATCATTACTTTAAAGAGATTCCAGGACGTTTACGTGTGGTCAATAATACTTTAATTGATTCTTTCTCACCGAtaacaacataattaaaataatttactgaaGTCGCAAAATAATCACTTATTATGGTATtatagttaattttaatttaattttattttattttgggaaaataataattattgttatatgatcataatcaaatcaaaatttaagtttgttttgtGTTCGAATAATATAGACAGATGGTAACATAcgcattcttttttatttgtatttttgtttaagtgtATCTTAATTACCTCACAGTACGCTTAGGGCAACGCCGGCAGATGGTAAACACGTCTCAACGGTGGTTCAAGCGAAGGCTCGAACACCTAAATAGACCCGTTTTTCCCCCAAAGGGTAAAAAACGGATATTTAGGTTTCAGCCGAAGCTTGAACCACCACCTAAGGCCTTGCCGGCTTTAGGTAGGTTAGCAAACTGACGAACACCCAGCCGAGCGCTGCCCTGTAAATGTTAGAAAGAGACAACACGAAACAAAACTGCGATGGAAGGAGAAAAACGCAGCGAAAAGAGGGTAGATGGACACGAATTGAGAAGGCGTTATCTCAACGGTGGTTCAAGCTTCGGCTGAAACCTAAATATCCGTTTTTTACCCTTTGGGGGAAAAACGGgtctatttttatgtttataaaaactttatttttaattcatgttCATAGAATATATTGTTACATCATCGTCATGGTCAATCATGGTACAAAAAATGCATcatttgacaatttttttattgaagaatTTGTTACGTAGAACGTAGTTTAAACGTAGAAATCTGAGATGCTTATTTTGTGTCAAGGCTGGGGATAAAATATTCTTCGCTAGGTATAAAAGCAATGACCACatcttgaaataatttattcacatCATTCGTTAATAcatcataaacaaaaatatttctagtTCACCCCAATacataataacttaatttcaaGATTACTCAAATCTGTACATTTGAATAAGATACTAAAATGTGAagattaatatgaaaaatatttatttaattttatttacttgcaTATCTTTTTTAAGGACGTAATACATATTCATTTCCCTGATTTTCACTCATAATTTCGATGCGCCAAAAGTATGATgaactttgtttatttaaattgaaaacagtattAATTCTAAACAAATTGCTTCTAAATTGAAAGGATTAGATAGACTTAGTTCAAAATAGATTGTTCTATAGAATAGCCTGGCAAAGAGCCATAGTAGGGCTTTCTTATAGGAGGacattaacatttaaagtGATATTTCTAGCCACCTATTTCAATATGTCATCGAAGTCATTCGTTAAGACCTAGATATCTTGGTGCTTAGGAAGTGCCTACCTAAAGGttatttctgtaaataatCTCTTGCAAAACAAACCAATgatatattgatttttatatatagtttggaatatttaaattcagtAAAGCATAATTATAAGAATTACATATGcagtttgtataaaatatcgacaaattatatattttgtggtGGTTCAAACCCTTAACCTTTAATCActttctaattttaatttattttcacccCTTTAAGTACTATAAATGATACCCTTCACAAACTTAATAACATCATTAAACTCCAATCATACATTCAAGTCTTTAGAAATAGATATTTTGATCACTTACCAGGTATCCCGTAAGTTCCCCGTTCCATGTGTTCGCAGGTGGAGGTTCCCATCGTATCCACGCCGAAGTTGCGTTTATTACACCCGCTGTCACACTTTGGGGAGGCGCCGATGGAACTAAAATAACCATCAATATTAAACACCCCATAATCCAACCAAATTAATACGAAAACCGACAAAGTTTAAATTCCTCACCGTCCTCATCAGTGTATCCCGACATTAAATTAGAAGGTTTCCCGAGTAACATCTTGTAGAATggcattataaatatatcatacTGCGTGTAAGCCATTAATCCTGATAAAATGTAGCTCGATGATCCGCTATTGTCGACATTCGTTAATGAGCCATTCGAACACAATATGGCGCCTGAGTGAGATGAGTTTAGAATTGTTATTTCTTCGTTTGTAACGTTGCGCCAATTCAATGTTGTTCCATTATACCAGATTTTGACACCTTCtaaatattcattataatCTGTTAAGacctaaaatagaaaataaaataataaagtctaGTATGAACCTAAAGCCAAACTGTTATTAGAATATGGCATTATTGTCACGTAACATAGCATGTTACGGCGTAATTTACGCTTCATTCTAGATATTTACGACactaaatatacctatagatACTTACATCCCAAACAACTTTCAGCGAAGTTGACGACAACGCTTCCACCCTTCGCATTACTAAAACATTTTGCTGTAAATACTTTCTCGCTTGAACAAGTTCGTATTGTGTCATATGCGCCTCGCTATCATAAACAATAGCTAAATCTTCATCTAAGGGTTCTTTCAGACCATTATTATCTTTCTTAAGAACGGTGAGATAAGCTTCTTGCATTATGCTTCCGGCCGCATTAACCGCTGTGCAAATTACCCTTCCACTGTGTTCTACTTTTGCTCCGTCCAAATATAACAAACTGGTGTTACTTTTCGTACATTCAGGAAAGAGCAATGAATCTTGGTTGCCTTCTAATATCCAAAAAGTGGTAGGAGTAGGTAAGCCTCTAGCTTCACAAGGAATAGATACCACATCACCCTCCCATGCGGTCAGATTGGATGGTATCTGTGTGAAGTGCGGTAACGCTGAAACAGATGGCTGCATTAAAATAGATCCGAACCGCATTAAAGTTATTGATGCAATAAAATCGATCAAAATAGAGACGCTTACAGTTAACAGTGAGAGTGGCGCTAGTGATGCTGGTTCCAGCGTGACTGTCAGCTCGGCAGGAATAGACACCCGCATCGCTCGCAGACACATGCTCCAGCCGTAATAGTCCTCGAATTATTGATGCATGGGAAGGCAACGTTCCGTCTTCTTTAACCCACGTTATTTTTACACTCGAATCGTAACTCTAAAATAAACACGATTGTTAGTGCTTTCTTTTAATTGAGATAACACTtccatttaataatttcttgatGAAATTAATACCTGACAATTAAATTCTACGGTTTGTCCCACTAAAGCTGTAATGTTATTAGGTTTCACCACAAAATGTGGCCGTTTGAGAACAATAAGTCCTGCGGCTCTTGATTGCCTTTCACCAGCAATATTTGAAGCTACACATCTAAATAGCCCGCTGTCAGTTGGTAGAGTTTcgagaatttttaaatttcctgTATCTGTTACGGTTACcctaaaattaaatgtcaattattattatttatccttcacacataaataaatcataggATTGTAACTTGATTCATACTATTTACCTGCCATTTACTTCAACGTCATAAATCTGCCCATCTTTGAGCCAATGTACCGATGGTTCCGGAACTCCTCGTGGCGGAGAACATTCAAGTAAAGCAGGCTCACCTGCGGCTACCATCACATCTCTAGGTTCAACTCTGAAGTCGTCACGAAGTACTGAAATTCATGATATTTCTTAACCCTGCCTTTTAAACATAAGTACAAGTGTACACaatttcgataaaaaaaatagtataaagtTATTATCTTAAAGcatttaccattttttttacatttttatatttgaaactaGACGCCCTCGGATCCGCCCCCGTATAGCAAAAACGCCTCTAATTTGGGATATCCTCTTTTAGTGCACAGTTTGACCTCATAATcaacctacataccaaatttctaGTCTCTAGATCCAATTGTGCGAGGTCTCTGTAAGTCAGTTACTCAGTAATGGAAGAGTCTTATAAGATTACTTACCAGCAACATTGAGGGAGGCGTTATGACTGACGGCTTCGCCAGCAATATTTCGTGCCACGCACCAATAAACGCCTTCATCGCTTTCTTTTTTGCCTCGATTGActctaaacaaaaaataaaattctgttgtatttttattgttaagctTAACTTTATGGTTTATCATAGCATCGAATATTGTCCATCGATTTCCATTTTATACTACATTAATGGCAGTTGCATAcgcacaaaaaaaatctgtctTGAAACATAAGTTACAACGTGATTTGGGATCATCTgtcttatttactttttaaagtcTTCCTTATTATGCAATTAGTTGaacttgaaatataaattttaattatggacCAAATAAAtctcacaaaaataaatcctaTGTCAGTTACACTAAATCACAAACCTTAGAAACAGCAACCCGTCTTCTAAAGATACTCTGTGACCGTCTTCGGCGGGTGGCAACAGGGACCCATCCTTGTACCATTGCACTATGGGCTTGGGTCGACCTTCTACTACGCATCGTAACGTCGCCGGCTCGCTTCGCCCAGACACGGTGTTGGAAGGGTGTTCTTTGATTCGTGGCGCGCGATTTTGAGCTGAAAATAAGGCTATGTTGAAGTTGAATCTCATTTTGTACTGTCAGTGGTATTCGGCAAAAAAAGGCAACCAAATTATCCCTATAACATTTTGAAGGTCGGTCGATACCACGTTTGTGGTCGAACTGTTAACTAACTTAAAAAAGTACTAGTTAAGAAATTAGTTTGATTATTCACTAACCCTTTTACGGTGAATATTAAGAAACTTAGATGagttcaatgtatttcaatttaggtgtattttaatattttgttgtatatCTACGCTTAGCTCTCTgcattgttattgttattattaaaaaaaagatgatcaAAGGCTAACTGTTTACATAGCGTTCCGCTTAATTAACCTCTCCCTTTCATTCAGTACTCAATAATTATATGTCACAAAGgaaattaaatagaataaagagcttaaatatatgtatgtgtttctATAGATTATACTGATATTAACATTCATCTCTCAATTATGTACCTTTTTCTTATTTGCAAGAACAAACATGGAAAAAGCGGAGGTCATGTTATTAATTTGGtgacaaaatgtttaaaatttctatagtaaaataatttgtttattttttttattttctattaccaAACCAGCCAGCAGATTATGCGAAGTGACTTTTGTCATAAGCGTGGACGCTTGTAGAAATTTAACTGATTGAATTGCTTTTTAATGGACTTGAGATTGTGGCGGGACATGAAAATTCAAGTGACGTCATTAATTTTTGGTAGACACTACGATCAATTGATTTTAGCGTTAAGCTCAGACCAAGGACTCTCGTGATCTCGAGGATCCGAGCAAAAGATAAGTAGACGTTTCCAGAAAGGCAAGACAATTTAGGCTGCTTGTCAATTTGAACACAAAgttgataataatatgatactgaataattaattatttttctaatccATTCAACCATACCTAATGTTCACCTGTGTTAGGTTTAAAGCacaataatgttaaaaacaggtattaaaaaaggaatattcGTAAGTATATGCTATTGTAAAAGTTTCTGTTTTACTTGCAAGGAAAgaactcatcgcctaaaagtacaTACTCAATTTACAAGTATTTTTTGATGATAATCTGTGGAAGAATGAAAAGGGTGACGACTACGAGTTTTGTTACTATTAATAGTGATAGAGTAACAAAACTCGTAGTACTCACTAGTACTCTATCAGATGAACGCTAGAGATTAGACTTAGTGAAATATTCAATACCATAGAAAGATTTAGCAAATAGTTTATGACGATAAGGTTGGATACCTGACACTTACACGAATTAGATCAGCAATAATTAAATCGATTATTTTAACATCCAGCTTTAAATATCTTACGATCAAGATTATATGTAATCAAAGTAAACTTGTACAAAATTAGCTCTGAGTAAAttccaataaatttaactatttcCACTATGAAGTTATTCCAAATAGCGGTCatagatatttattgaaaacttaCAAAACGTTTTAACGTTACCGTTCTAAAATCTCGTGTTAATGCTTTACGCTTCGGACATCTGACGCCCACGCCTGGATTAGTCGCTTTTAATTCCGACTCATAAAAAACCGAATCTCTCAATAACTACTGCATTTCATCCGTTGCATTTAGATTAACATCGTGATAAACGGACAGGCGGGGTATTGTATTAATTTGAAGTTTAAGGACCGGTACACACGATAattgtaacgaataaaataCTACCTTTTGTCCGTGGTTTGTTCCTGTAAGAAAACTCAGAAAGCAGCCTATGTTAGAAATTTATCCCTGCATCCTTGTTTATgaacgccatagcaacggttggcATGGTTTTTTGAGTTAGGAAAAAATGTCagagattatattttattgtcaaatatttttattttatgtcctATAATATAGCAcatttaaactgattatttctctcctcttttctccttctgtCTTCTGTAGggaataactaactttgcTACTATACTTTCTACATCCTTactaaatatcaataaaatcgGTCTAGCAAATACGCCGTGAAATTGTCACAGACTGGcttacttttactttacatACAATCGTGTCTTTACCCCTTacgaggaagacagagcctccggtctcaaaaatactgaaaggccacaggcagctgtatgacttaatgatggaattgagattcaaatagtgacagattgctagcccatcgcccaaaaaaagaatctcaagtttattagccttttccttgGCTTTTACGTTCGGCATGGAAGCTTACACTAGATAACTCTATGCCTATTTTCTTAGCCGCCTTTAACGATAGAGATGGAGGGGTGCTATtgtaagtgccgggaaccacacgtcactttaacttttatttatttatttttactacccttatacatacatgattaattaataattaccacttatcccttacggaaaATAAAGAGCCAACTGTattcaaaaaactgaaaggccacgttatataattttaattaaaaaaaaatatccagtACTACTCGACATAGAATAGAGAAGGGCTAAAACCCTCGACCAACTTTTCAAAAATCAtgtgtatttcaattatttttaattacgtcatgcctttcaatatttacacaacaactcaaaattacaaaaaccGCTCGTGTGTATAgcgctttatttttattacttttgtccTGCCCCGGCGCAGCGCGGTAGTTGTCCTTTATTAATACTTGTCACTGTCACTGATAACCCGATATAATATAACTATCTTGAcatgtttgtctttttgtacGTGTTGTGTACACGCCACGGGTGCAGTCGACTGGATAAATTGATTCTGTGCCTTTGATTTATacgaaaaattaatatttactgtATGGGCGGCCGGGTAACACCTGTTTTTATAGGATCatgaatatgaaaataaacatgggttacaaaactttttctttattatgagaagattaattttgtaatattggTTTCTTATACGAATTATGAGTTTGTAAGATATGAATTATCGAATGTAGTATTTACAAGTATGGCAATACGAGTATAGCCGTGTGACTTTCAGGAGTGGGACCActttatctatatttgtaaatattacagAATGAGACATGAGATCTTAAATGATGATTACATTAAAAAGTCCTATAACAAGTTGGATTCAAGCAGGCAACTGACCATAAAAGCGTTATTTTTTAGGATTGtgatttatagttttattaggtactttaaactaacttcattttattttccgGCACCGGGGCAGccgttaattattattttttatttttattataagtactctatccttttctattattgtttttaaatgccCCGTTTGCGCTATTGACATGGTTCGCT belongs to Amyelois transitella isolate CPQ chromosome 10, ilAmyTran1.1, whole genome shotgun sequence and includes:
- the LOC106136375 gene encoding roundabout homolog 2 encodes the protein MVDVGVNECDNTINGRNQFVFLVLVHLLLIGLNGTNAQNRAPRIKEHPSNTVSGRSEPATLRCVVEGRPKPIVQWYKDGSLLPPAEDGHRVSLEDGLLFLRVNRGKKESDEGVYWCVARNIAGEAVSHNASLNVAVLRDDFRVEPRDVMVAAGEPALLECSPPRGVPEPSVHWLKDGQIYDVEVNGRVTVTDTGNLKILETLPTDSGLFRCVASNIAGERQSRAAGLIVLKRPHFVVKPNNITALVGQTVEFNCQSYDSSVKITWVKEDGTLPSHASIIRGLLRLEHVSASDAGVYSCRADSHAGTSITSATLTVNSLPHFTQIPSNLTAWEGDVVSIPCEARGLPTPTTFWILEGNQDSLLFPECTKSNTSLLYLDGAKVEHSGRVICTAVNAAGSIMQEAYLTVLKKDNNGLKEPLDEDLAIVYDSEAHMTQYELVQARKYLQQNVLVMRRVEALSSTSLKVVWDVLTDYNEYLEGVKIWYNGTTLNWRNVTNEEITILNSSHSGAILCSNGSLTNVDNSGSSSYILSGLMAYTQYDIFIMPFYKMLLGKPSNLMSGYTDEDVPSAPPQSVTAGVINATSAWIRWEPPPANTWNGELTGYLIEIRVTGSTGGRVVGQMSLGPRTRAAAASSLRSGGRYSARAAAVTRKGHGPFSTPAHIHMVPTQSQRHYVQTEPPQDSNIPHIFQETWLLALGLTLFTVIVIGVFSIYYLKRRNGIQRKKTTGQSIVTAQQCLLNKDTIWLRDRPVFASNEPTLDMSCHQSLLHGGQSTSILSVEPEYSLPQNSIQGLDASSVDRLRRGPPEPYASSAIYTELNFKDNNEDMRNCPERRSHNNSIVRSCNGSLQYSNGECSTCCHSTSSRSTKDYREPRHEIVHNEINVLDDDCASCHTNRSGSRSRQDKSKVCPSNDLEYDYPQWHWLGRENSFKIPIQTSKHSNVARSEQGCQINLCDILPPPPYESPENKNN